Genomic DNA from Filimonas effusa:
TTTTTCATCTTTACATTCATTTAATATGTTTCACAAATGCAAACCCGTGTAAAGTTACACCCGACAACCAACCCCGCAATAGCATTTTTTAAGACATTCTATAAGCAGTTTCATCTCATTCCCTCTCCTCCCTGAAAGGCGACTTATTCTGATGGGAGCCATCTCCGGAAGTTTCTGAAACGGTAGGTAAACTAAGATCAGACCAGGCACCTCCGTTAAATACATTGGCAAATCCTCTTTCCTTTAAAAGGCTTACAGCTTTTACGCTTCGTAAACCATGAGAGCAAACTGTAATGTAAGTACGCTTTTTATCCAAAGGAATTACATCGCCATGTAACCTGCTCAAAGGAATATTAACCGCTCCTTCAATATGCCCCGTACTAAATTCCCGTTCTGTTCTTACATCCAGGATCACGGCACCATTAGCAATCCTGGCATCAAGTCCCTTATCAAGATTAACGAAACGATAGATCCTGTAACCGATATAAATGAACAGGCATACGCCCGCGATGATCAAAATTGTCTTCATACCTCTTTATTTATCTGCATCCATTTTAGAAAGAATATGCCTGTCGATATAAAACGTTCCGAATGGAATGATACAAGCCAGCAATACCCTAACCGTAACAACTCTGAATGGCCAGCGTTGCGCTACACCAACACTAAGCGCATTAAATACAAACAGGAGGAACAGCACCCCGTGTACAGGTCCCATCACTGTTGAGAGCTGCGGCTGATGCACCATATACTTCAACGGCACTGCTACAAAAACAAGCAGTAACAACGATATTCCTTCAAGCCAGCCAATGATACGTAGGCGGCCCAGGCTGGTATTCAATAAATGTTTCATTGTTATCTTAAATAAGGTCGCGCAACCAATGGAGAAAAAGGCCAGGGAACAGCTATAAAGATCAATACCAATGCAAAAACAAACCAATATAACATAGTCCTGAATTTCAGCTGGTCGGCAGCCCTTCTCTTTGCCATGGCCGATCCTATCGTGATGCATATAATAGCTGCCAGCATCAGTAAAAGATGTATCAAAGCAAAAAAACTCACCTGCAAATCGCTTATCGCCTCTGCTTTATTATGCCAGAAATAACCAATCACCGGGCTTTTTACATAAAGAAGGATACCAATGATCAATTGTATATGGGCAATGGTAGCCGTCCAATGCCTGACGGCGTTATCCTTCCTGGAAAAAAGCCGCTGTTGCTTATACCCGGTAAATGCACGATATACAGCGTAGATAAGACTGATAAACACCAGCCACCGGATAATGGAATGCAGGAATAGAAGAATAGAATACATCAGCTATTGTGTTTAACTGATGCGAAAATACAAAAACATACCAATTAGTATGTTTTTTTTATCATAAAGATTATACGAGTCCTTCCAGGTATTTCTTCAGTTCTTTAAGATAAGGCACGTAAGCAGCCTTGTCGCCCGATAACTTGCCGATATTGCGGATTCCCCAGTAGCCCGACAGTATAAATATCGTTACCTGTCCGGCATTCACCTTCTTGTTTACCAGCCCTTTTTTCTTACCCGTTTCAATTGCCTGTACCAATACACCGTTCCATTCTGTAGTTAGTTCATCAAGGGCTTTGTTGAAATCGGCATGCCAGGGCGCCATTTCCTGTGTAAGATTAGAAGCCGGACAACCATATTCTACCTTCATAAACTCATTCTCCATCAATAAATGATGCATCATATTATAAATAGCCGTCAAAGGGTTCGCCTCCTGCTGAAGCGGCTTTATAAAGCTATCCTTCAATGCAGGCTTGAGTACCTCATTGATAATGGCAAGTCCCATTTCATCTTTGTTTTTGAAATGGTAATAGAAAGCACCTTTTGTGACCTGCGTGGTAGCGATAATATCGTCGATACTGGTTGCATTATATCCTTTTGTATAAATAAGATCAAATGCTTTCAGGAGAATATTATGCCTGGTAGCGACTGCCTTCTTCATAGAAATACCCTTTATAAATTTCTTCAAAGGAACAAAATCTTTAACTGCAGGGGAAGAGATTCTGCTTACCTGTAGGAAATACAGGCAAGTTTTAGTTAGTTTGTAATCAAACTGTACAAGACCATTATGGACGTAAAAATAGAGGAAAGCTGGAAATCGGCGCTCAAACAGGAGTTTACCAAGCCTTATTTCCAGGAAATAGTCGCATTCCTGAAAACAGAGAAAATGCAGGGGAAGACCATTTATCCTCCGGGCCCCCTTATTTTTAATGCCTTTAATCATACTACATTCACCAACGTAAAAGTAGTGCTGCTGGGGCAGGACCCCTACCATGGCCCGGGACAGGCGATGGGACTTAGCTTCTCCGTTGCCGCCGGCGTGCCTCCTCCCCCCTCATTGGTGAACATCTATAAGGAACTTCATAAAGATATAGGCATGGCCATCCCTAAAACGGGCGACCTTACGCCTTGGGCCAACCAGGGCGTATTGCTCCTGAACGCAGCGCTAACCGTTCGTGCCAATGAACCAGCCAGCCACAGCAAAGCAGGTTGGATGCAGTTCACCGATGCCGTTATTCGTCGTATCTCCGAAGAAAAAAAAGGCGTCGTATTCCTGTTATGGGGCAGGTTTGCCCAGGAGAAGCAGGTGTTGATAGACGCCACCAAACACCATGTGCTAAAGGCTGCGCATCCCTCACCCTTTAGCGCCGATAAAGGCTTCTTCGGATGCCGCCACTTCAGTAAAACCAACGAATTACTAGCCAAAGAAGGACTCGATCCTATAGATTGGTCGCTATAGACATTTTTAAAGTATTACCCGATGAAATGGTGGAATAATGTGTTAGGCAGGATATGGGCTTTATGGGCCGTCATTGTTTTTGTGCCTACAATGCTGGTAGCCTTTATCTTTTATTTGCCTTGCTTTCTGCTGAAAGAACCTTCGCTGGCACGCTGGCACCGGCATGTTTCGCGCGTTTGGATGACCGTATTTTTGAATCTGATAGGTTGCCCGCTAAGGGTTAAAGGAAAAGAACATTTCCGGAGAGAAGAAAACTATGTGATCGTTTGTAATCACAATAGCCTGATGGATGTTCCGGTTACAACACCTTTCATGCCGCGCGCCAATAAAACTATCGCCAAAAAAAGCTTCGCCGCCATTCCCATCTTTGGATGGATCTATTCCTTTGGCAGTGTACTGGTTGATCGCAAAGACAACGACGACAGGCGCAAGAGCTTCGAAAAAATGCGTAAAGTGCTTTCATCCGGCCTGGATATGTTAATCTATCCCGAAGGAACACGCAACAGAACCGGCAAGCCCCTGAAAAGCTTTTACGACGGCGCTTTCCGATTGGCATTAGCTTCGGAGAAACCTATCATTCCGGCTCTGGTATTTAATACCAATAAAGTATTGCCTGCAAACAAACCTTTCTATGTAGCCCCATATCGCCTGGAAATGCATTTTCTTGCTCCTGTTGAAGTAAAAGGAAAAACGGTTGCCGATCTCAAACAGGAAGTCTTTGAGCTGATGTGGAACTATTATACGGTAAATGACAGGTAGCTGTCTTAATGTTTATTGCTCTATAGCACTATAGAAACTTCTGGACCTGTTTATTTTCAGGTCACGTAATATGCCCGATTTAGGGTTCAGCACTATATTAAAGCTCTTTATAGGTCCTATAGGTGTAACATTGATAGATAGTTGCCAGCAGTGCATTTCACGGGTAATATACATGGTAACGCCTTCTAACTTGGCCGTTCTTACATCGTAGAAAAAGCTGCCCCCCATCTTCCACTTGGGTGTAAGACTGAAATCGCCGCTAACATTAAGATTCGTATTGATCTGTGTGACATAGCTTCTATAGTCAGCCGATCTTTGCCTGTTGAAATTAATAGACAGAGAGGTTTGTACAGACCATGGAATATTGAAGTCTACGAATTCCGCCGGATTGGCTCTAACATAGTCCAGCTGTCGCTGCTGTTCGTCGGGCGTCATCGTCTGGTCTACAGGCATACGGCTTTTATCAGATCTTTGATCTGCCGCCTTGCTTTGAAAAGAAGAGGATATAACAAGGTTCCCACCGGTGAAACGTCCCAGGCTACCCTGTTTCCATAACAGTTTGTTTATACGATCTCCTACGGAATCTACCGCATAAGGATCAATACTTGCCCCGCCTGTAATATTGACCTTTTCAAACAAAGTACTACGAAAAGCAATACTTACCGGAGACCAGTTCATACTATCCAGGAAAAAGTTATAACCCGTATTAAAACTTAAACCGTCAATAAGTTTGATCTTTTTATATGGGTCGTCGCCAGTTGTGTCATTTTTGTTCCTCTTTTTCATTTCGAAGAGGTTGTCAAATCCGAAATTAAAGCCACCAAAACTGCCTTCACTAAATCCGCCGACGACACTGCCTTCAAACCTGGAAATCCTGATCTTTTTTCTGGCGGTAGAAGTATCTACCTGTAAAGAATCATAAAACTGTTTTACCAGGTCGGGCTTATAGTTGATGCTGAAAGTAGGTTTTATCTCATGCCGTAGTTTGGTATCCTTGCCCAGGTTAAAGGTACCGAAGATCCTGGTGTTGGTAGACATGCCAAAGTTCACCTCCCGCGCAGCAAAGAAACCACGGCTGATACGGGTTTCAACGGTATCTCTATCTGGATTCCATCTTCTCAGGATCTGCTGGCCATACCATTTTTCGGAAAAAGAAATGGAAGGAGAAAACAGAAGCGGCCCCACTGCCGGTAATGTTAAGCTGATAGGCACACTATGCTGTGCTCCCCATTGGGTTGTATCCAGCATCCGGGCAAAATTAAATGCAGTATCATAGAAAGCTACCTGGTTCAACAGGTTGCCGGTATAGGAAATACCCAGTTTTTCATACCATTTAGCAGTACCCACTGATTCCTTTTTTTGAAAAGGATAGAACGTATTGGCAGTGAAGTTAACCGTAGGAAGCGTTACGTTCACCAGACGCTGGTTATTATTCTGGCTATGGTTGGCGCTGGTTGTTAAGTTATACTTCCCTTGTCCCCAGGTCTTACTATAAGTGATAGATGAGCTCAACTGGTTCTGGAAGTTCTGGTAAATATTGTTGGTCACATAATCGTTATACCTGGTGCTTCCCGCATTCACACTGGCCGAAAAACTGGTTCCCGGCCGCGCCCTGGTGTCTGTACTATGGCTCCAGTTGATAAGAAAGCTGGTATACTTGATAAATTCGTTACTCTGGGCAGTGGATGTATTTACCAGCTTGGTCTTTTGAATGGTCAGGTTCAGGTTGCCCGAATATTTATACCGCTTCATGTATTTGGGATTCACAAATAACGCCCATCCGCCATAGGTATAAAGATTGGCCCTTGTAGTTACATCCCAGTTGTCATTAATGACCTTGTAATATCCCAGTCCTTCCAGTCCAAGCCCCGCACTCTGGTTGGTAGCAAACTGAGGCGCCAGCATACCGGAATGCCGTCCTTTTACCATAGGATAAATACCGAAAGGAATGGCTACAGGCATAGGCACCCCTTCAAACTCAGGGAAAGCCGGCCCCGACACTGCAAACCTGTCGTTAATGATCTTTACCCGCCTGGTACGAAATGCAAAGTGAGGCGTATCGAGGTTGCAGGTAGTCATACGCGCCCGGAATGCAAACGCTACATCCTTATCCATCCGTTTCAGCGTCTGCGCCTGCACATACATCTCACCCTCCTGGAAATAAGAGTTTTTCGTAAGCCCCCTGCCCGTCTTGACATTATATTTAATGGTGTCGCTGATCGCTTTCGACTGCCCCTGTGTCATAGTAGGCAGATTCAACGGATTACTACTGGTATCCTTTCCGCCATATGCCTCCATTACCTGCGATTGCTGATCGTAATGGATCACATTTGCTTCCAGCTGGTTGTCCTGGTATTTAACAACAGCCTTATTATACAGGAAGAATTGTTTTTTGGGAATACTGATGATAGCAGAATCTTCAGCAGTATAATCTACAGGTGCATCCAGCGTATCCTTCGACATCGGAATGGAATCAATACGTTGCCATAAAGTATCGCCGGTAAGTGAATCAATGGTAAACCTGACAGAATCAGTGATGAGCTTTACAGAATCGCCTGCTATTTTAAACCTGGCAGAATCAAGGGATATTTTGCCGCTGTCGATGACAGATGCAGGAGGTTTAACGGGAGCAGCAGGTCTTACCTGCGCCTGAACAGCCAGCGTTGTAAATAACATGAACACGAAAACAGACCAGGCTGTAATACAATTTATACTAACTTTACAACGTTTGTTCATAATTTAAGGTGGACAAAAATAGGGCTTAAATACAAACGAGTTGTGAAGAATACCCTAAACAAAAAGTAATATGTTCAAAAAAGCTTCCCGGTGGTCATATCTTATTTTTTCTTTTGCATTCCTGGTTTCGTTTACCACTGTTGAAGCCCCCCCGGCAAAACCGGCGGTTAAAGTGATCATAGTAGATGCGGGCCATGGCCTTCCCGACCCCGGAGCGGTAGGCGAAGAAACCAATGAAGCTGCTGTTACACTTGCGGTGGCGCTAAAGCTGGGTAAACTGCTGGAAGAAGCATTACCAAATTGTAAAATAATATATACCCGTACCGGATCGGGATTACCCGGTGGTTTAAAGGATAAAAACGAAGCCAACCGCCTCAGGGCAAGAATGGCCAATGAAGCCCATGGCGACCTATTTATTTCTATCCATTGCAATAGCGCCGGCAGTGGTTACAAAACCAAGGTAGTAGGCCATAAAACCGAAACCTATTATGTAACCCAGGGCAAAGGCAAAAAAGCAAAAAAAGTAAAAAAGACCCGCAAAGTAGCTGTCACCAAACGTTATAAAGTTCCCGGCACAACCGTAGGAACAGAAACCTATGTATGGGCCGCAGCTAAAAACGACCTGAAAAAGCAATTTGTCGGCAACCAGCACGAAGAAGAAGAAGAAGGCGGTGAACAGGAGCAGGCAGATACGTCCTACAAATATTTTGATTCCCCCGAAGCCAAGATCATGGCTTCTCTCCGTACACGCAAGTATTTCGATAATAGCTGCCTTATGGCTTCTTTAATAGAAGAAGAGTTTGTAAAAGCAGGCCGCCCCAGTCGTGGGGTGAAACAGCGCGACTGGGAGGCTATATGGGTGCTGCAGGCAACGGCAATGCCAAGTATTCTTACAGAATTGGGATTTATATCCACGCCGGAAGAAGAAGCTTACCTGAATAGCACCAAAGGACAGGATGAAATAGCCGCCTGCCTCAAACGGGCTGTTTTAAAGTATAAGGCACAGTTAGAAAAATAAACCTCCCCCCGGAATATACGTTATAAGTAAGTATTTTAACTTATAACTTGCAAGTTCCAGGGAAATTATTCTGGCCGCAGTGTTAACTTTATAAGGAATGATTTGTAAAACAAACAGTTCAACTAATATAGGAATGAAACAACTGGTGGTAATGGTGATGGCATGGGTAATATGCAGTTCTTTTCATGTGAGCGAGCCGCCTGTTAAACATGAATTTCAACGCAAGCCGCTGCAAACTATTGTTATTGACCCAGGTCATGGTGGTAAAGATGAAGGCGCCCCCGGAAAGTACTCGTTTGAAAAAAATGTGGCCTTGGCAATATCCCTGAAGCTGCAACAACGAATAGCCCAGGAAATGCCCGACATCAACATTGTGATGACACGCACAACCGACACCTACCCTTCGCTGTACGACAGGGCAAACCTGGCCAACCAATCAAAAGGTGATCTTTTTATTTCTATCCACTGCAATAGCGCCGACCCTATCCGGCATCGCGAGCTTACCGGGTATAAAACAGTAACCTCCTACAAGGGAAAGGGAAGCAAACGGAGAAAAGTTACCAGCAAGGTTCCCCAATATAAGTACTGGACAGAGGCTAATCCCGCCAAAGGCACTGAAACCTATATTTGGGCCGCACATAAAAACGAGGCTAAGGAAGTAGCTATGCGTGAAAACGAAGCATTGTTCATGGATAGCTCCTCCAGCAAACAAATGCAGGATTTCGATCCCGATTCACCACAGAAACGTATCCTGTATTCCCTTAAAACACGCCAGTATTTCGACCGAAGCGCCAGCCTGGCACTTACCGTTGAAGATGAATTCATTAAAGTAGGCCGCGTTAGCCGCGAGGCACGTCAGCGCCAGGTAGGTATTTGGGTATTACAGGCCACAGCTATGCCTAGCATCCTTGTTGAAACCGGTTATATCTCAAATCCTGAAGAAGAAGATTATCTGAACAGTGAAGCAGGTCAGAACGAACTGGTAAACGCATTGGTAAATGCCCTGAAACGCTACCGGTTTTCATTGGAATCACATGGCGCGCCCTCTCCTAATACGCCGGCTCCCGATTCCATTCCTGCAGCCCCTGCCGGCAACTAATTTAACAACCTGCCCAACCCACGGAAACCAATAACACGTATTTTTGTCCGGTGGAGAGGAAATAATGCCATAACCGGCGTGCAAGTGACGTGCGGCACAATGATTGATTGAGGATATAAACAACCATAAAATACCGGATGAAAGTCGCAAATGAAACCAAAATAGGCGCGTTAACCGTAGTCGCCGTAGCCCTACTGATTCTAGGATTTAATTTTTTAAAAGGAAAAAGCCTGCTCAAATCCGGCAATTTCATCTATGCACGCTTCGATAACACCAAAGGCCTCACTCCTTCCAATGCTGTACTCATTAAAGGTTACCAGGTAGGAAGTATCCAGGACATTGAAGCTGCCGACAAAAGCCTGAACGAGATCATTATCACCATCAAGCTTAACGACAAATACAACATCCCTGATAACTCAGTGGCTGCTATCAAGGCCAACCCCCTGGGTTCACCAAGTATTGAAATAGCGATGGGTGATTCAAAAAATTTCCTGACCTCAGGCTCAACCATCAAAAGCTCCAATAATGCAGGAATGTTCGATGAACTTACAGCCAAAGTAGGACCTGTTGCAGATAAGCTCACTGCCACCCTGGGTTCCCTGGATTCTGTATTGCGTAACATCAATACCGTATTGGACCCCAACACCAAAGGAAACCTTCAGAGTGTAGTAGCTAACCTCAGCAAAGCTACAGCCAGCTTTGTAAGCAGCTCAGCATCACTCGATCAGCTTTTAAACACCCAAACAGGTGCGCTTGCCCAGTCGCTTAATAATGTGAACAGCTTCACCAAAAACCTCGCAGGCAATAATGAGCGATTGACAGGAGTAATGACAAACCTCGAAGAAACTACCGGACATCTTGCCAAAGCAGATATCGACGGGGTAGTGAACAGACTGCGCAGCTCCGTTGAGCAGTTGAATGAAGCTATGACCAGGCTAAACTCTACCGACGGCACGCTCGGCGCCCTGGTTAACGATAAACAGCTTTATAACAATATGAATAATACCGTACGCAGCCTCAACATCCTGATGGATGATCTGCGTGTTCATCCTAAACGTTATGTAAGTTTCTCTGTTTTTGGCAAAAAAGACAAAGGAACGCCGTTAACAGCACCATTGCCTGTTGACACGACCAGTAAAACCAAATAATGAATCGCTTACATCATTTGCTCCTATGCAGCCTGCTCGTAATGACAACGCAGGCGCTTCACGCGCAAAATCCAGTTCATGCAGACAGTTCAGCAGCGAAAAAACTGGTTATAATTGAACACGCGGAGCGTTTTTCTTTTGAGCAGAAAGACACTGCCCAGTTTCATATGGCTGCCGGCAAAGTAAAAATGATCCAGGAAAAAACCGTGTTCTATTGCGATAGCGTAGCGATCAATGAAACCACCAAGGTATTGGAAGCGTTCGGCAATGTTCATATCAACGATAACGACAGCGTACACACCTATTCAGACTATCTGCGCTATAACAGCCGCGACAAAAAAGCCTTTCTGAAAGGAAATGTAAAACTCACCGATGGCAAGGGCACACTAACCACCCCTACCCTCGACTATGATGTAAATACCAAAACCGGTATTTATACACAGGGCGGCAAGCTGGTGAGCGAGAAAAGTGTATTAACCAGCAGGGAGGGCTATTACTATGGCGAAACCAGGGACGTTTATTTCAAGAAGAAGGTAGTGATGACAGACCCGGAAACCACTGTTAAAACAGATACCTTACTATTCAATACATTTACCAGGAAAGCCATTTTCACAGTACCAACAGACATCGTTTCTAAAAACGGCAGCGTAGTTAAAACCTCCGACGGATACTACGATTTCAATACCAAACGCAGCTATTTCGGCAAGCGTTCCACATTAAAAGACAGCACCGGCGTATCACTTATTGCCGATGAAATTGCCAACGATGATTCTACAGGTTACGGAGAAGCCAGGGGACGTGTAATATATAAGGATTCTGTACAAGGCACAACCTTACTGGCCAACAACGTAAAAAGTAATAAGAAAGACAATTCCTTTCTTGCAACGGAGCAGCCCATCATGATCCTGAAACAGGAAAAGGATTCTATTTTTATAGCTGCCGATACATTTTACTCGGCTAAACTGTCCGATCTTATCACCTATCGCTATGTACCCAATGTAAGAGACAGCGGCAGGCTTAACGATTCCATTTTACATGCGCCTCTCGACAGTAACAACAACAGGTTCATCGAAGCCTGGAACCATGTAAGAATATTCTCCGATTCGCTTCAGGCCGCCGGTGACAGCCTCTTTTACTCATTGGGTGATACTACATTCAGGCTGTTCCGAAGCCCTATCGTATGGGCACAGGATAGCCAGGTTACCGGCGATACCATCTATATCTACACGGCGAATAAAAAGCCGGAGCGCATGTTCGTTTTCGATAATGCCATGATGCTGAATAAAGTTACCAAAAGCAATTTCTATAACCAGGTAAGAGG
This window encodes:
- a CDS encoding rhodanese-like domain-containing protein codes for the protein MKTILIIAGVCLFIYIGYRIYRFVNLDKGLDARIANGAVILDVRTEREFSTGHIEGAVNIPLSRLHGDVIPLDKKRTYITVCSHGLRSVKAVSLLKERGFANVFNGGAWSDLSLPTVSETSGDGSHQNKSPFREERE
- a CDS encoding DUF3817 domain-containing protein, which gives rise to MKHLLNTSLGRLRIIGWLEGISLLLLVFVAVPLKYMVHQPQLSTVMGPVHGVLFLLFVFNALSVGVAQRWPFRVVTVRVLLACIIPFGTFYIDRHILSKMDADK
- a CDS encoding TetR/AcrR family transcriptional regulator — translated: MKKAVATRHNILLKAFDLIYTKGYNATSIDDIIATTQVTKGAFYYHFKNKDEMGLAIINEVLKPALKDSFIKPLQQEANPLTAIYNMMHHLLMENEFMKVEYGCPASNLTQEMAPWHADFNKALDELTTEWNGVLVQAIETGKKKGLVNKKVNAGQVTIFILSGYWGIRNIGKLSGDKAAYVPYLKELKKYLEGLV
- the ung gene encoding uracil-DNA glycosylase — protein: MDVKIEESWKSALKQEFTKPYFQEIVAFLKTEKMQGKTIYPPGPLIFNAFNHTTFTNVKVVLLGQDPYHGPGQAMGLSFSVAAGVPPPPSLVNIYKELHKDIGMAIPKTGDLTPWANQGVLLLNAALTVRANEPASHSKAGWMQFTDAVIRRISEEKKGVVFLLWGRFAQEKQVLIDATKHHVLKAAHPSPFSADKGFFGCRHFSKTNELLAKEGLDPIDWSL
- a CDS encoding lysophospholipid acyltransferase family protein, whose protein sequence is MKWWNNVLGRIWALWAVIVFVPTMLVAFIFYLPCFLLKEPSLARWHRHVSRVWMTVFLNLIGCPLRVKGKEHFRREENYVIVCNHNSLMDVPVTTPFMPRANKTIAKKSFAAIPIFGWIYSFGSVLVDRKDNDDRRKSFEKMRKVLSSGLDMLIYPEGTRNRTGKPLKSFYDGAFRLALASEKPIIPALVFNTNKVLPANKPFYVAPYRLEMHFLAPVEVKGKTVADLKQEVFELMWNYYTVNDR
- a CDS encoding putative LPS assembly protein LptD, yielding MNKRCKVSINCITAWSVFVFMLFTTLAVQAQVRPAAPVKPPASVIDSGKISLDSARFKIAGDSVKLITDSVRFTIDSLTGDTLWQRIDSIPMSKDTLDAPVDYTAEDSAIISIPKKQFFLYNKAVVKYQDNQLEANVIHYDQQSQVMEAYGGKDTSSNPLNLPTMTQGQSKAISDTIKYNVKTGRGLTKNSYFQEGEMYVQAQTLKRMDKDVAFAFRARMTTCNLDTPHFAFRTRRVKIINDRFAVSGPAFPEFEGVPMPVAIPFGIYPMVKGRHSGMLAPQFATNQSAGLGLEGLGYYKVINDNWDVTTRANLYTYGGWALFVNPKYMKRYKYSGNLNLTIQKTKLVNTSTAQSNEFIKYTSFLINWSHSTDTRARPGTSFSASVNAGSTRYNDYVTNNIYQNFQNQLSSSITYSKTWGQGKYNLTTSANHSQNNNQRLVNVTLPTVNFTANTFYPFQKKESVGTAKWYEKLGISYTGNLLNQVAFYDTAFNFARMLDTTQWGAQHSVPISLTLPAVGPLLFSPSISFSEKWYGQQILRRWNPDRDTVETRISRGFFAAREVNFGMSTNTRIFGTFNLGKDTKLRHEIKPTFSINYKPDLVKQFYDSLQVDTSTARKKIRISRFEGSVVGGFSEGSFGGFNFGFDNLFEMKKRNKNDTTGDDPYKKIKLIDGLSFNTGYNFFLDSMNWSPVSIAFRSTLFEKVNITGGASIDPYAVDSVGDRINKLLWKQGSLGRFTGGNLVISSSFQSKAADQRSDKSRMPVDQTMTPDEQQRQLDYVRANPAEFVDFNIPWSVQTSLSINFNRQRSADYRSYVTQINTNLNVSGDFSLTPKWKMGGSFFYDVRTAKLEGVTMYITREMHCWQLSINVTPIGPIKSFNIVLNPKSGILRDLKINRSRSFYSAIEQ
- a CDS encoding N-acetylmuramoyl-L-alanine amidase family protein, which gives rise to MFKKASRWSYLIFSFAFLVSFTTVEAPPAKPAVKVIIVDAGHGLPDPGAVGEETNEAAVTLAVALKLGKLLEEALPNCKIIYTRTGSGLPGGLKDKNEANRLRARMANEAHGDLFISIHCNSAGSGYKTKVVGHKTETYYVTQGKGKKAKKVKKTRKVAVTKRYKVPGTTVGTETYVWAAAKNDLKKQFVGNQHEEEEEGGEQEQADTSYKYFDSPEAKIMASLRTRKYFDNSCLMASLIEEEFVKAGRPSRGVKQRDWEAIWVLQATAMPSILTELGFISTPEEEAYLNSTKGQDEIAACLKRAVLKYKAQLEK
- a CDS encoding N-acetylmuramoyl-L-alanine amidase family protein — encoded protein: MKQLVVMVMAWVICSSFHVSEPPVKHEFQRKPLQTIVIDPGHGGKDEGAPGKYSFEKNVALAISLKLQQRIAQEMPDINIVMTRTTDTYPSLYDRANLANQSKGDLFISIHCNSADPIRHRELTGYKTVTSYKGKGSKRRKVTSKVPQYKYWTEANPAKGTETYIWAAHKNEAKEVAMRENEALFMDSSSSKQMQDFDPDSPQKRILYSLKTRQYFDRSASLALTVEDEFIKVGRVSREARQRQVGIWVLQATAMPSILVETGYISNPEEEDYLNSEAGQNELVNALVNALKRYRFSLESHGAPSPNTPAPDSIPAAPAGN
- a CDS encoding MlaD family protein — encoded protein: MKVANETKIGALTVVAVALLILGFNFLKGKSLLKSGNFIYARFDNTKGLTPSNAVLIKGYQVGSIQDIEAADKSLNEIIITIKLNDKYNIPDNSVAAIKANPLGSPSIEIAMGDSKNFLTSGSTIKSSNNAGMFDELTAKVGPVADKLTATLGSLDSVLRNINTVLDPNTKGNLQSVVANLSKATASFVSSSASLDQLLNTQTGALAQSLNNVNSFTKNLAGNNERLTGVMTNLEETTGHLAKADIDGVVNRLRSSVEQLNEAMTRLNSTDGTLGALVNDKQLYNNMNNTVRSLNILMDDLRVHPKRYVSFSVFGKKDKGTPLTAPLPVDTTSKTK
- a CDS encoding OstA-like protein translates to MNRLHHLLLCSLLVMTTQALHAQNPVHADSSAAKKLVIIEHAERFSFEQKDTAQFHMAAGKVKMIQEKTVFYCDSVAINETTKVLEAFGNVHINDNDSVHTYSDYLRYNSRDKKAFLKGNVKLTDGKGTLTTPTLDYDVNTKTGIYTQGGKLVSEKSVLTSREGYYYGETRDVYFKKKVVMTDPETTVKTDTLLFNTFTRKAIFTVPTDIVSKNGSVVKTSDGYYDFNTKRSYFGKRSTLKDSTGVSLIADEIANDDSTGYGEARGRVIYKDSVQGTTLLANNVKSNKKDNSFLATEQPIMILKQEKDSIFIAADTFYSAKLSDLITYRYVPNVRDSGRLNDSILHAPLDSNNNRFIEAWNHVRIFSDSLQAAGDSLFYSLGDTTFRLFRSPIVWAQDSQVTGDTIYIYTANKKPERMFVFDNAMMLNKVTKSNFYNQVRGRNMNGFFKEGNIDFMRVKGSQAESIYYSTDEEDKFIGVNKSSADLIELYFAERKPDQVKLITAVKGTLYPMNQADHEGLKLRGFKWQEDRRPKTGLSLFGN